Within the uncultured Draconibacterium sp. genome, the region AAGCAGCTATTTTCTCATAATGTAAACCATATAAAAGATTCATTGCATACATTCCTCCATCTATATACGCCTGATAACGTTCAGGCACATTTTCAAATACTCCAAGCTCTGCTGTAATTACAATTAATTTATTGGTTAAATGTCCGAAACCTCTATTGCCTCCCTGCACTGTTAATATCGCTTCGATTAGTTTTTTATCGGAATATACATAAGTTCTCCAGGCTTGCCGATTACAAGCCGAAGGAGTTTTTTTTGAGATTTCAAGTGCATTGATTATTTTCTCAATCGGGATATCTTCTTCCGTAAAGTTTCGAACACTGGCTCTGGAATATGCAAATTTAGGGAAAGCACTTTCTGTGTATTTGAAATAGTCTTCTTTTGTGGTTTCAATTTGCTGACATGAAGATGCATTAGATACTATGTCTTCCAATGATTTGATTGAACGTATTGTTTCTTCTTCTAACTTAAATCCATTTTCGTTGTGAAATTCTTTGTATTCAATGATTACCTGAATGGCGTGATTCAATTGTTCATCCCCTTCACCATGTAATTGAATGTAATTAATACAGTTTTGAATGAGTATTACTAATTTTTGTTGTCCAAATCCCAGTCTGGATTCCGGCATGGTTAAGCCTTTTTCAATAACATGATAATCTTTAATGATAATACCTATTAATTTAGTAGCCGTATTGCTTCCAAAGGAGGCTGAATATTTGGAATAAAGCTTAAAGTCATACCTGTAAGCTGCTTTTAAATTTCTCCATGTTCTTATTCGATTCCACTTTACTTTGAGAAAGTTAAATATCTTTGGGGGAAGTATTTTCGCCAATATTTGCTTAAGCATTGATTTTTGATTTTATGTTTCTTATTATTTGAACCAGATATTTTTTTTCATCACTACCCAAGCCTATAGTGTAAATAGCTAACAGCGCTGTAGTAATTGATACTGTTGTGGTTATTAGAAAGCGAATAAAGCCTTCGTTTAAGTTGTTGACTAAAAAAAATGGGATAATATACGAGAGTATTCCTGAAATGAGAATACGTGAAATTACATGAGTTAGAAATCCCCGAACTGGTAATCCAACCATTGATTTTAACAAAAGCAAACGTAGTCCAAGGCATACAGTTGAGTTGGCGATTGCTAGAATGAAAACAGTCTCGGGTGGATATCCTATTTTTAAAAAGATATAGGAAATAGGCAGGTTCAGAATCATTACTCCTCCAACAACCGATTGATATTTCTTTATTCTACCTGTAGCCTGAGCCGCTGTCATTAAAGGATAGGAAAGGGAATCGATAAGGGCTGCAATTATAATTAATTGTGTAAAAATTACTGTATATTCAGGTACTTCTTTTAACCAAAGTGTGAAGATAAATTTGGTTTCGAGTAATACCGGCATAGAAAGAATAAACAAAAGGAAAAAAGAGAATTTTGAACTTTGAAAAACCAGTTTCAGCATTTGTTGTTTTTCGTTGGCCGCATAATATTTTATGATCTGAGGACGGGTGGCTGTCATAAAATTCTGTACAAACTGGTTGATGGCGCTGTTCACCTGAAAAGCAACTCCCCGTGCAGCGTTTACAACAGGCCCAAAGAAAATGTTAAGCACAATGTTTACTCCCTGGTTATTGAATATTCCAGCTAAAGCTCCAAATAAGTTCCACCCGGAGTATGTTACAATTTCTTTAAAAAGTACAGTGTCCCAATAAAACGAGTAACTGCATTCGCTGAATTTTCGTTGGGTATAGGTGCGGTAAATAAGGGTTGTAAAGGTTGTAACGGCAAACATTAAAACGGCATAGAGTTTTAGCTTGTCGTAGGAAAACACCAGTAGCAGGTACACGATCAGTAGCTTCAAGCTTACCTCTATAATGCTAACATAGGCATATACCTTCATGCGCTCGTGGGCAATTATGGCAGCGTTGTAGGGTACGGTAAACATGGTCATCATAAACGAGAGGATAGAAAACTGGTACACCCATCGGGCGGCTTCCATACGCTCGGGAGGAATGGTCATTTTGTTGTTCATGAACCAAAGACCAACGGTTTCTGCCAGCAAGAGAATGATCACCGCAATAATGGCGTAAATGGTCATAGTCATGCTAAAGGTTTTCTTTAGCTGGTCGTAGTTTCTCCGCCCCAGTTCAAAGGCAAAGAAACGCTGGGAGGCAGAAGCCATGGTGCCGCTTAAAAACGCAAACATGGTAACAATTCCGCCTACAACGTTGTAGAGTCCATAGTCTACTGTCCCCAGGGTATCTAGCACAACTCGTACCGTAAAGAGGCTTACACCCATGGTAAGGAGCATCCTGAAGTAGAGCATGAGGGTGTTTTTAGCTATTCTTTTATTGTTTTCGGAACGAGACATTTTTTTAACTTTCTGTATTCAATCTTTGTTTTCTGATGGTAACAGTATGAGATATCCTTTTTCTATTCTGGAGTATGGCTAGCAGAAATAGAAGTTTGGTCAATTGCTATTCCATGTGAATTGCTTCCTGTATCCATCATAACTACGTCGTGTTTAGAACTTAAAATTTTAAAACTGAGGATTTAAGATACGAGAGTCACAGATTCGGGGAACAGAAATATGTTCATTTTTAAACATAAGAAATGCATCAAAACTGTTGTGAAGAATATTAGACATTATGAGTTGTTATATCTTCCTGTCATTAATGAATAACTCAACAATCTTTGTTTCGGTAAGAGATTGGAGCCAAGCATATAATTATTGTAGTTTGATTGTTAGTATTATGTATTTCATACATTTATGTCACTCAGGTAGCCTGTTTTGAATTTGCATCTACCCTGATATTATTACTGGTAATCAGTGCTTTGTCCATAGATTGCCTCACGCCTGCATTACAAAATTTGTATGGGAATTGGCCATGTTCTCTATATCCTTGCTGATTTGTTTGCAATAACTATTGGTAAAGTTTGAGAAAATATCTAACATAAACGGTAGTTGTGAAACTAAATATACTGTTGTTGTTTCTGTGCCTTATTTCTCATTCTTTATTCCATTCTTTTTTTAATGTATTAAGAAATTCCTTTCCAAAAATCCAGCAGATGGAGAACACCGCACCCAAAAAAATAAAGATAATCAAGATTGTTAATCCACTAGTATTATCTTCCAACGGTACGGTTACCGGTTTTAGCACAGAAAAAACAGGAGTATCTTCTTTCACCTGAATACGTGCTTGTTCTAATTGCTGGGCTAAACCCGAATACACATCAAAAGACAGCTGGTAATCGCTTTGCAGGCGCTCTTCCTGGGTACGGGCAAGGGCAGAGGTCACATTTTTGTTTTTATCGCGAAATTCGGCCAAAGCTGCCTGGGCAGTTTCGAACTCTGCTTTGTTGTCATTGTAACGTTCTTCAATAAAATTCAATTGAGCTGATGCTTTTTCTATTTTATAGGTGGTGATGTATCGTTGTAATAGCAGTAATGCTTTTTGAGTAACCTGGGCGGCCAGCTCCGCATCAAGTGTACTGGCTGAAAGCGTAAGAAAACCGTCTTTGTCGTTAACGTCAAGCTTAACCTTTTCACTTAACATTTCCCTGATTTTATCCTGTTCCTCTGTTAGGATGATATAGCCATTAGTTGATTGGTCATTAGTCACTGATTGAGTATCACCTTTAATGGCTTTTATAATTACTCCGGGGAGTCCAATCGTATATTTTTTTAACCCTTCCAAAAATCCAGTTTCTTTTTCTTCCGTGTAATAGGTATAGATACTGATGGAGTCTTTCCTTCCGGGAAAATGGAAGGGGGTATTCATGAGTTCCAGCTGGAAAGGCACGCTATTTAGAATTTGTGGATAGACCATAGGAGAGAGTTGAGTATTTCCTCCAGTCATGTCGTTGATATTAAACCCTGCCATAGCTGCCAGGGAAGATAAGCCCCCAAGTTTCGTTGAGGCATCACTGATTTGTGGTACCACCGTGGTGGAGGCGGTATATTCTTTGGGAGTTAGCAGGGCTACAGCAACCCCCAGAACCATAAAGATGGTTACCGTTATAATTATAAATTTACGGTTGTCCCAAAGGGTCTTGACCAGGGCAATGAGGTCGATCTCATCCTCTTCAGCTTGATTATTTTTGTTTATATCTTCTGTCATTTTCTAGTTGTTTGTAATTGCTCAATTCTTTAGCATAAAACTGCTGATTTCAATAAATAAGCCTACCATGCTCTTGCGACAGCTGCAATGGCTACGGCCATTGATGACATGGTGGAGGCGATGGCGAACCAAAGTCCTTGCTGACGTTCTTTCTCCACCTTTTCGGGAACTACCACTAAGCTTCCCGGTGTAACTTTAGGGTAACGTTTAAAAATAAATCCTTTGGTAACTGCCGTTTCGCCATTGGGGTATTGTACATAGGTTTTTTTCTTATTGGCTTGAGCCTGAAACCCTCCGGTACGGTTAATATAATATTTGGCATTTTTCCCTGCTTCGAAGGTAATGGAGAAGGGGTTTTGTACACTTCCGATAATTTTAACGGTTTGCATAAATTCCGGGATATTGAGGCGGTCGCTGTTTTTTAATAACAGGTCTTTCTCACTCTTCGGATCGTTAAGAATATTTTGCAGGTTAATAGCCACCCGTTCAGAGCCCAGTTCATCGGAAAAACGTTCGAGTGTGGCCCCCTGAAGGTAGGCTTTAGGCGTGTATCCACCGGCCATTTGCACCAGGTCGGAAATACGCATCTGTTTGTAGGTAATGGCATAAGCTCCTGCGTAGATTACTTCCCCCGAAATAATTACCGTTTCGTTTTGACGGAAATTGGGAGCCGTACGAACCGATACCTGATCCCAGGGGCGTAATTTCATCTCCGCATCGTTTTTTCCCAGTTGTAATCCGCGTGAGATATTGGCGATGATCACATGCCCGATAGTATCGGAGAGTATGGAAGCATCGTGGTAGCTCAACCGGCGGGCAATTTCAATAAACGTACTGTCGGCACCTTCCGTAAGGCCACCGGCCAGGAAAATAGCGTCGCCAAGTGTCATGTTTTCCGACCAGTTGAAAGGACCGGGTTCAATCACTTCGCCGTTAACGGTAATATAAGGTTGTTCTTTTAAATCGAAATGTGTTTTGATGAGCACTTCGTCGTCGGCTTGCAGTAATATATTCTGTTTCCCGGTGCTGATATCCTCTACATCAAAAGCGATGGCAGAAGTAGTGCGGTCGCTGTTGTAGCGGGTGATCAATCCCCGGCCTTTAAATGCTTCGGGCAACAGCTTGTCGGCTTTTTCTATTAACTGTGCAAGTGTAAGCCCTTCGGTCCATTCGTATTCTCCCGGATGGTACACGGCACCTTCTATGCTTACCCGGTTTTCGAAGCGGTCGGTTATCAGGGCATTTCTTATGGAATCACCTTTTACCAGCGGAGTGGTGTTCAGTTGGTCATAGGGCACATCAATGATCTGTTGTCCTTGCTGTGCTTGCCGAACTATTTGGGTATTTCCAAGAAAAGCTCCCGGGTTAAAACCTCCGGCAAAACGTACCAGGTCGTTTAACATTTCGCTGTCTTTCATCTCGAAAATACCGTTGCGTTTAAATTCGCCATTCACCACTACATGTTTCTCTACCGGAGGAACAAAGATAATATCACCGTCTTTTAAAGTAATGTTGTCGGATGGATCGGCATTTACCAATAGGTTATAGATATCGACAACTTTCTCTACTTTGTTGTCGCGAATGACTTTTATATTTCGGAACGAGCCAATTTCGTTGGGGCCACCTGAAAGGTATAAGCCATTAAAGACAGTGGCTGTTACGGGCAAAGTATAGGTCCCGGGAGTTACCACTTCACCCAGCAGGTTTACACGGATGGAGCGTAATTGCCCCATATCTAACTGGGCAAAGGTGCCGGGATTGTCACCTCCCATATCGGCATAAATTGCTGTGAGGTTTTTGATGATCTTCTTTTCAGCCTCGTCAAATGACATACCTGCTACATAAACCGGCCCCAGGTCGGGGATAACGATCTGCCCGTTATTATTTACTCTTAGCTGGTAGTTGTTTTGCGAGTTGCCCCAAACCTGAATGAGCAACTGGTCGCCAATTCCTATTTCGTAATTTTTTGGTGTTTGTATGTTTACAATAGGTTCAAAAGTAAGGTTTTCGTTGTTAAACAGATAAGCTCCAAAGACTTCCAGATCCTCCTTGAATTCAACTTTCCTTTGTGAGAGGTATGAGTCCTCTTGATCTTCAGGTAATATTTCCGGCTCTTCATAGAGGTTGTACATGTTTTGTTGCGCGGTGTCCTGTTCGCTTAAACGTTGTCGCATTTCCATGATTTGCTGCTCAGTAGCTCCCCGCTGACGGGCCAATTGTATCGCTTGTTCTTCCGTTAAACCGGCATCCTGCATGGCCTTTTTGGCTCTGTCGATCTCAGATTGAGGCAATGAATTAACATCAACGTTCTTTACATCCTGCGTCTGCGTCTGTGCCTGTGTAGTCAGCAGCAGTGCAGAGCAAAAGAATACAGTTAACATTGTTTTAAGTAAGTACTTCATATTTTTGATACGTTATTCTATAAGGTTTATCTATTTTATTCGTTTACATAAAAAGAACGAAGCTACAATATATTTTCCAGTTAAGGATTAATATCGTACTCCTTAATCCCGAAGTCGGGGGGCTGAAGGTGGAAGAAAAATATTCATCGATTTATTTTCTAGTTAATGGTCAAAACCCTGCAATTTGCTTTCATCGATTTTCAATTCATTGCAGCTACTTTAGTTTCTATAAACTTTTATTATAATCTTAAAAACACCTCCTTTGGTGGTGGTAATGTTTCAAAGGCTTTGCATTTAAAATTCTTAACTTAGTGACATGAGTAATTTCAAGAAATCAAGTCATGTCATTTATCGGTGTACGTATCATATCGTTTGGACACCAAAATATCGCTACCGTATTCTTGAAGGTCTAGTCAAAGATCAATTGAGTCGAGACATCCCGATGTTGCTTGAATGGAAAGATTGCCAGTTGGATGAAATAAATATTCAAGCAGATCATATCCATTTGATAGTTAGTGTTCCTCCAAAACTCTCAATATCAAAACTCATGGGAGTTTTGAAAGGAAAGACCGCTATCAAAATATTCAAGAGTTATCCTCAGTTAAAGGTAAAACCCTATTGGGGCAATCACTTTTGGTCACGAGGATACTGTGTGGACACAATTGGCCTTGATGAAGAAAAGATCAAGAAATATGTCAAATATCAAGAAGATCAAGAACGTCTCGAAGAGCAACAACGGCTCAACTTTGGCCCCTTATAGGGGCTTTCTTTCAAGCCCACCTTCTAAGAAGGTGGTTTTTTATTTTATAGGATTTTGATTTGAGTACAGAGATTTGAGTATTGAGAAGCTTATTCGTGTCTATTTTCTTCTCTCACTACTCATTCCTTTCTACTCATATCCTATGCTTTGTTCATTTTGAATTTCATTCAGTCTTAAACCTATGTACTTTCAGTGCATAGTGGTTTAGTTTTTGACTTCGGTCTCCGCTTTTCTGACTTCCGTCCACGTTTCTTTTTACGAATTCCATTTGTATTTTATGTATGTTCTGGTATATAACCATTTATTCTCTCGACCAAATGTGTAAGGCATTTTGTTTTTGCAGGTAATCGGCTTTTTCCTTTTCAGAAATAACAAGGTAGCGAATTTTTTTATCTACCAGTTTTTCGGCTTTCGACACTAGGGCAACCACAAAGCGGGTATCAATGTCGTCGCCCACCAACAGCAGGTCGATAATGCCCGATGCTTTACCTATGGCCAGATCGCCGATAAGATAAGCCTCGTTAAGGTCGCCTACATTTTTCAGTATTTTATCAATAACCGTATCCAGCCCCACAGTCTTTTGTAAAATGCTATTGATTTCACTGTAAAGCGGGTGGTTGTCGTTGGCCCGGAAATATTTTCGGTTTCCATTAAAATTCGATATCAGTAAATCAGCTTGCTCCAGCCTGTTTAGTTCCAAACGTATAGCATTTGAAGATTCACCGAACTCCTGTTCAAGATTTCTGAGGTAGCTGGTGGTTTCCTTATTCAGAAAAAACTTGAGTAAAAGTTTTAGCCTGGTTTTGTTTGTGATTAAAGATTCTATCATTTGGCTAATAGTGAGTTATGTGAAGTTGTAATAGTTGAAGAGTAGTGGTGGATATGCTGATTCGGGCACTGCTTCGCCTCCTCAGTTACATGTGTTGTATGAGTAGAAAATTAATATTAGTTGAGTAGCAAAACTACTCAATTTGATGAATTAATAATGCCGATTCCTGAAAAAAATACAAAAATGTTAGTTGTTATTTAATGACGGAAAATGAGCATTATGTTTTTATTTGACTAATTATTTGACAGTGTGTTAGTTCTGCTATTGGTTGTAAGTTTTGTTTTTATCTTGACTTGACGGTTCCTGGTTTGTTCTTAGGTATTAGATCACAGTTTCAGGCACCGCACTAAGGTATGCGGCCGGGATTTCCACCAAAAAGGAAGTGTTGATTTGTTCAATGCGCAAAACGAATTTATTCTTGCCTCTGCATTCTACCAGTTCTCCTTTTAGGCCAACCATTGGCCCCTCGATCACTTCAACTACTTTGCCCGGTGCAAAATTTTCCATAGTAACATCCACTTCAAAATCAAATTGCTGAAGCAGGGTGCGTATGGCATCAATTTCCTGTTGGCTAACGATGGCTGCTTTACGCTCGAAAGTGATGTAGCTTACCACATTTGCCAGCTGCAAAACCATATCATATTCTTTTCGGGTGATGTTTACAAAACAATAACCGGGGATGAGTGGTGTTTCTACCCATTTTTTACGGTCTTTCCATTGGCGGAGCTGCTTCTGTAGAGGTAGGAAGCATTCTATGTCACTGGCTATAAGTTCCAGAAGAACTTTCTTCTCAGCCCTCGATCGGGTATATACTACATGCCATTGTTTCCGGGTCTGCATGGTCATTATTAGTCTTTTTTGTGGATCGTAAATATGTGGCAAAAATATAAATTGCCGATGAAAATAACGTAGTGTAGCATGTAATATTTTATACTGATCGATTTTTAGGCAATATGCTGAGTAGAGCTAAGGTGTTTTGGAAAAGCTGGAACGGTATAATTTAAAAGGCAAACGGCAAGATTAGACGGTAAAGGAATTGCTGAGTTAACCCGGATAATTCATTTGATTTTAGCAATAGTCATGTTTCTCCGGGTTAATCCCGACTTAGTTGAGTCCATTTTTGAGTGTCAAAAATGGGTACGAAACTTCGTCGCATTAAACTATTTTGCTATTTGTGATGAATAATGCGGATTAATGAGACGGTGAGCACTGAGACTGTGAGAATGATATGATTGAACGAAGATTGATGTAGATTGAGTGCTGAGATTGATAAAGCTCGAGGATCGTAGCTCGCCTCTCGCAGATTCCTAAAACGTGTACATTAAGGCAAGTCCTTTCTGACGGCCGGTTTTCCACGGAAAAATATCGAGGTTTTTGAGGTGTTCACGATCCCATTTATATTGGTGGGTGAGGTAGATTAGTTCGGTGGAGATTATTCCTACTCCGGCACCGACCATAACATCAGAAGCCCAATGGCTGCCTTTGGAAATACGCATGATCCCTACGGTGGTTGCACAGGCATAGGCACCTACGCTGTACCATGGGCTTATCTCGCTATATTCGCGGTGCATCCATTGGGCTGCTGCAAAAACAATGGCTGTATGCCCTGAAGGCATAGACTGAGGTTCGCCTGTTGGACGTTCTACATCCAATATGTTCTTTAGGCTTTTTGTGAAAATGGTAGTCAGTATCATGCTTTTGCCCAATATGACAGTTTGGTTCCCAATATTGTTTTTCCCTTCTATTCCAAAGGCGTTTAAGGAATAAACTGCGGCAATTGGTGCAAAACGAAGATAGTCGTCCAGGTTGCCCGTGTAATTAAAATGTTCCCAGCGCCACTGGTCAATATCGTATTTCCAATCGGAAAAATGCAGGATCGTCCCACCGGCGATTAGAATCGAAGGAGCTATAAAAGGCTTAAATCCACGTTTTTTGTCAGCATAACGAAAATCTATTCGGTGGATGGAATCGTTGTGAAAAGCGTAGCTTGGAATTGTCTCTGTGGTCAGCAAGGAAATCCGTTCCGGTTTTTTCTTGTCGGACGCTATACTCTGTATTGAGAATAGTAGCAATGCTGCTACCAGAATATTTGCTATGAGTGTTGAATGATTTTGCACGGAGCAAAAATAGGAAAAGGATTTGCACGGCAAAAGGAAAAAAGTAAAGGCAAAAGGTAAAAGGTAAAAGTGAAGAAGCACTGAGATGGTGAGACAGTGAGATTGAAAGAAGATTGATGTAGGTTGTAAGATTTAGTATAATTGAACAAACTCGTGGCTTGCAGCTAGTGTGAAGATTGCTAATTTCCCGAACTAATTTTTACCCTATTTTCCTTTCTGCCACGTTAAGTTTTTTCGCCGTAACTACGGCTATGCCTGTAAAACTTGCCTTGCATAAAGAAAAATATCATCAAAAATTTTAATTCGTTTAATTAACACTCTTCACACTAGTAACTCGTAGTTGGCAAAAAAAGCACTACCTCCAAAGCTGAAGATAATGCTTTAAAATCTATGGTAATTTTGCTTAAGCCAGTGTGGCGACCATAACGGCTTTTATAGTGTGCATGCGGTTTTCAGCTTCATCGAATACCAGCGATGCTTTGCTTTCAAAAACTTCTTCGGTGACTTCCATGGCTTCCAAACCGAATTTTTGATAGATCTGCTCGCCAATTTTTGTATCCCGATTATGGAAAGCGGGGAGGCAGTGCAGGAATTTTACATCTGGATTGCCGGTGAGTTTCATCGCTTTTTTGTTTACCTGGTAGGGGAGCAGCAGTTTTATGCGTTCCTGCCATACTTCATCTGGTTCTCCCATCGATACCCAAACGTCGGTGTACAGAAAATCGCAGTCTTTAACGGCTGTGGCTACATCCTCGGTAATCGTAATTTTACCACCAGTTTGAACGGCTATTTCGCGGCATTTGGCCTGCAATTCCTCAGAAGGCTGGCAGGCCTTTGGTGCTGCGGCTCTAAAATCCATTCCTAGTTTAGCCGCACCAACCATTAGCGAGTTGCCCATGTTATTTCGTGCATCGCCCAGGTAGCAGAATTTGACTTCAGACAACGGTTTGTTGCTGTGTTCCTTCATAGTCAGAAAATCAGCCAGAATCTGAGTTGGGTGAAATTCATTGGTGAGGCCATTCCAAACCGGAACACCGGCAAATTCACCTAATTCTTCCACAATACCTTGTCCAAAACCACGGTATTCAATTCCATCGTACATTTTTCCCAGCACACGGGCTGTGTCTTTCATTGTTTCTTTCTGGCCAATTTGCGATCCCGAAGGGCCAAGATAAGTAACCTGAGCTCCCTGATCGTAGGCGGCGACTTCAAAAGCGCAGCGGGTGCGGGTAGAGGCTTTTTCAAAAATCAGCGCTATGTTTTTCCCGGTTAGCAAAGGTTTTTCAGAGCCTTCGTATTTTGCCTTTTTTAAACTTGCCGCTAAATCGAGCAGTTCATTTATTTCGTTAGGAGTAAAATCCAGTAGTTTGAGGAAGTTTCTGTTTTTTAAATTATTGGTCATTCTGTTTTAGTTTTTTATTTGGTTGCTGTTGATTTTAATTTGTCAGTTATCTTTTTTTACCACAGAGCTGAACAAAGAAGTCTTAGAGTTTCACAGAGAAGAAAAGTCTCAGTCGCAGTTTTCAGCTTCAGTTGGCAATTTATCAGTTTTTCAATTTTACAATTTCTTACATTCTCATTGCTCAGTTCTCACACTCTCTCTTTTCATACTCCATTGTAATTTTCGAACCGTAACTCTTGTCTGCCAGTTTTGTGGCTTCGGTGATAATACTCTTGCTGCCACCGTTTTTTATAAAGTTGAGGCAGGCCTTTATTTTGGGCTCCATCGTTCCTTCAGCAAATGTACCATTTTCAAGATGTTTTAGGGTGTCGGAATAATTTAAAAATTCGAGTTTTTGCTGCGTTTCCTGTCCAAAGTCCTTGTAGATAAACGGTACGTCGGTGAGGATGTATAGCTCGTTGGCATTGATATTGGTGGCCAACATTCCCGACGCCATATCTTTGTCGATTACCGCATCCAGCGTACGCACGTCGTTATTCTCGTCAAAATAAACCGGAATGCCACCACCGCCGGCAGCAATAACAATATTGCCGTTCTCCAGCAATTGCCGAATGATCTCTTTATTCACAATGTCAACGGGTGCAGGCGAGGGGACGACCCGCCGGTAGCCATCTTTACTTTTCGATGTGGATTTAAACTCCCATCCTTTTTGTTCGGCCAGTTGGTCTGCTTCTGTTTTGTTGTAGGCTTTTCCAATTCGTTTCGATGGATTTTGAAATGCCGGATCATTGGCATCGATTTCAACCAGCGTAACCATTGAAATGACGTTTTTATCGATGCCGTTTTTGTTGAGCACGTTGCGCATCATCCGTTCGATCATAAAACCAATACCACCCTGTGAGTCGGCTACGCAAATATTTAGTGGCATGGGAGCAATTCCATACAATTGTTCGCCGGCGTCGTTACGCATTAATATATTGCCTACCTGCGGCCCGTTGCCGTGTGTCAGTACCAGTTCGTAACCTTCGCGGAGCAAAGGTACCAGGTTTTCAAGTGTATCGGTTACATTTTTTTCCTGCTGAACGATGGTTCCTTCTTCGTTATCGCGCAGAATGGCGTTTCCGCCCAAAGCAACAACAGCTCGTCTTTTCATCTTATTAAAATTGTTTATTTATTCGGTATAAGATGTAACTCCCGATGAATTTTAATCATTTTCATGGTGCATTTTAAAATGTTAAAATT harbors:
- a CDS encoding nitroreductase family protein, which encodes MLKQILAKILPPKIFNFLKVKWNRIRTWRNLKAAYRYDFKLYSKYSASFGSNTATKLIGIIIKDYHVIEKGLTMPESRLGFGQQKLVILIQNCINYIQLHGEGDEQLNHAIQVIIEYKEFHNENGFKLEEETIRSIKSLEDIVSNASSCQQIETTKEDYFKYTESAFPKFAYSRASVRNFTEEDIPIEKIINALEISKKTPSACNRQAWRTYVYSDKKLIEAILTVQGGNRGFGHLTNKLIVITAELGVFENVPERYQAYIDGGMYAMNLLYGLHYEKIAACILNCSHSPEKDIKLRELINIKLSEVFIAMIVCGIPQESFKIAYSKRYNLEETNTIIK
- a CDS encoding MATE family efflux transporter, giving the protein MSRSENNKRIAKNTLMLYFRMLLTMGVSLFTVRVVLDTLGTVDYGLYNVVGGIVTMFAFLSGTMASASQRFFAFELGRRNYDQLKKTFSMTMTIYAIIAVIILLLAETVGLWFMNNKMTIPPERMEAARWVYQFSILSFMMTMFTVPYNAAIIAHERMKVYAYVSIIEVSLKLLIVYLLLVFSYDKLKLYAVLMFAVTTFTTLIYRTYTQRKFSECSYSFYWDTVLFKEIVTYSGWNLFGALAGIFNNQGVNIVLNIFFGPVVNAARGVAFQVNSAINQFVQNFMTATRPQIIKYYAANEKQQMLKLVFQSSKFSFFLLFILSMPVLLETKFIFTLWLKEVPEYTVIFTQLIIIAALIDSLSYPLMTAAQATGRIKKYQSVVGGVMILNLPISYIFLKIGYPPETVFILAIANSTVCLGLRLLLLKSMVGLPVRGFLTHVISRILISGILSYIIPFFLVNNLNEGFIRFLITTTVSITTALLAIYTIGLGSDEKKYLVQIIRNIKSKINA
- a CDS encoding Wzz/FepE/Etk N-terminal domain-containing protein, with the protein product MTEDINKNNQAEEDEIDLIALVKTLWDNRKFIIITVTIFMVLGVAVALLTPKEYTASTTVVPQISDASTKLGGLSSLAAMAGFNINDMTGGNTQLSPMVYPQILNSVPFQLELMNTPFHFPGRKDSISIYTYYTEEKETGFLEGLKKYTIGLPGVIIKAIKGDTQSVTNDQSTNGYIILTEEQDKIREMLSEKVKLDVNDKDGFLTLSASTLDAELAAQVTQKALLLLQRYITTYKIEKASAQLNFIEERYNDNKAEFETAQAALAEFRDKNKNVTSALARTQEERLQSDYQLSFDVYSGLAQQLEQARIQVKEDTPVFSVLKPVTVPLEDNTSGLTILIIFIFLGAVFSICWIFGKEFLNTLKKEWNKE
- a CDS encoding SLBB domain-containing protein codes for the protein MKYLLKTMLTVFFCSALLLTTQAQTQTQDVKNVDVNSLPQSEIDRAKKAMQDAGLTEEQAIQLARQRGATEQQIMEMRQRLSEQDTAQQNMYNLYEEPEILPEDQEDSYLSQRKVEFKEDLEVFGAYLFNNENLTFEPIVNIQTPKNYEIGIGDQLLIQVWGNSQNNYQLRVNNNGQIVIPDLGPVYVAGMSFDEAEKKIIKNLTAIYADMGGDNPGTFAQLDMGQLRSIRVNLLGEVVTPGTYTLPVTATVFNGLYLSGGPNEIGSFRNIKVIRDNKVEKVVDIYNLLVNADPSDNITLKDGDIIFVPPVEKHVVVNGEFKRNGIFEMKDSEMLNDLVRFAGGFNPGAFLGNTQIVRQAQQGQQIIDVPYDQLNTTPLVKGDSIRNALITDRFENRVSIEGAVYHPGEYEWTEGLTLAQLIEKADKLLPEAFKGRGLITRYNSDRTTSAIAFDVEDISTGKQNILLQADDEVLIKTHFDLKEQPYITVNGEVIEPGPFNWSENMTLGDAIFLAGGLTEGADSTFIEIARRLSYHDASILSDTIGHVIIANISRGLQLGKNDAEMKLRPWDQVSVRTAPNFRQNETVIISGEVIYAGAYAITYKQMRISDLVQMAGGYTPKAYLQGATLERFSDELGSERVAINLQNILNDPKSEKDLLLKNSDRLNIPEFMQTVKIIGSVQNPFSITFEAGKNAKYYINRTGGFQAQANKKKTYVQYPNGETAVTKGFIFKRYPKVTPGSLVVVPEKVEKERQQGLWFAIASTMSSMAVAIAAVARAW
- the tnpA gene encoding IS200/IS605 family transposase, with protein sequence MSNFKKSSHVIYRCTYHIVWTPKYRYRILEGLVKDQLSRDIPMLLEWKDCQLDEINIQADHIHLIVSVPPKLSISKLMGVLKGKTAIKIFKSYPQLKVKPYWGNHFWSRGYCVDTIGLDEEKIKKYVKYQEDQERLEEQQRLNFGPL
- a CDS encoding ArsR family transcriptional regulator, coding for MIESLITNKTRLKLLLKFFLNKETTSYLRNLEQEFGESSNAIRLELNRLEQADLLISNFNGNRKYFRANDNHPLYSEINSILQKTVGLDTVIDKILKNVGDLNEAYLIGDLAIGKASGIIDLLLVGDDIDTRFVVALVSKAEKLVDKKIRYLVISEKEKADYLQKQNALHIWSRE
- a CDS encoding UpxY family transcription antiterminator; amino-acid sequence: MTMQTRKQWHVVYTRSRAEKKVLLELIASDIECFLPLQKQLRQWKDRKKWVETPLIPGYCFVNITRKEYDMVLQLANVVSYITFERKAAIVSQQEIDAIRTLLQQFDFEVDVTMENFAPGKVVEVIEGPMVGLKGELVECRGKNKFVLRIEQINTSFLVEIPAAYLSAVPETVI